The sequence GGCACCTACGGGCACCGGGGGGCCTCGCCGAGTTCTTGGGCCGCCGGGGGGCTGGATCTGCCTCGACCCGAGCCGTCGCGGTGACCGACCGGAAGAGCACGGCCCCGATCCGACCCGGATCCACCAGGCCGAGCCGGATCTCGAAGTCTGCCATCCGCACCCCGCGCGTCACTAGTAGGGCTTGGTCAGCTTCATTCGTGAGTGGCGTGTCTGTTGGGCTCGGGTGTCGTTGTGGTGGTGTGACACCTGGGGAGATGGCCGAGGTCCGGGAGGACCTGGAGGCGTTCACGGCGGAGTTGTTCGACGGGTTCTTCCGTGCTGACCAGCGGCGGTGGGGGCAGGTGTATGTGCGCGGGCTGCTGCTGGACGGGCGGCGCAAGTCGGTGGAGCCGATGGCGGCCCGGCTGGGCGAGGACGGCAACCGGCAGGCACTGGCCCACTTCGTGACAACGAGCCCATGGAATCCGGCGCACGTGCGGGCCCGCCTGGCCTGGAAGATGCAGGACGCGATCAGGCCGGAAGCGCTGATCGTCGACGACACCGGTTTCCTCAAGGACGGGGACGCCTCGGCGTGTGTGTCGCGGCAGTACACCGGGACCGCGGGCAAGGTCACCAACTGCCAGGTGGGAGTGTCGCTGCACCTGGCTACCGACCGTGCCTCGGCCGCGATCGACTGGCGGCTGTTTGTGCCCGCTTCCTGGGATCCGGCCTCGCCGGAGGCGGATGCGGCCAAGGTCGCCCGCCGTAAACGGTGCCAGATCCCCGCCGAGGCCGGTCATGTGGAGAAGTGGCAGCTGGCCCTGGACATGATCGACGAGGCCCGCAGCTGGGGCGTCGACGTCCCCTTGGTCGTCGCGGACGCCGGATACGGCGACGCCACCGCCTTCCGCCTGGGGTTGGAGGAACGGAAGCTGGCCTACGCCGTCGGTATCTCCTCCCGGCTCACCGCTCATCCCGGACATGCGCGGCCGATCACCCCGCCTACCAGGGCATTGGCCGCCCGCCGGTGGCGACGTATCCGGACAAGCCGATGACGGTGAAGGAACTGGTCATCCAGGCTGGCCAGCAGGCGGCCCGGCCGGTGTCCTGGCGCGAGGGCTCCCGGCCGGGAACGGGCCGCAGCGGCTTCAAGCGCATGTACTCGCGTTTCGTCGCCCTGCGCATCCGGCCCGCCGGACGCGAGATCCGCCAGGCCACCAAGGGTGCGGAACTGTCCGAGCGCTGGCTGCTGGCCGAATGGCCCGCCACCGAGCCGGAGCCGGTGCAGTTCTGGCTGTCCAGCCTGCCTTCCGGCATGCCCCTGGCCACACTGGTGCGGCTGGCCAAGCTCCGCTGGCGCATCGAACACGACTACCGCGAGATGAAACAGGCCCTGGGACTTGCCCACTTCGAGGGCCGCACCTGGAACGGCTGGCACCACCACGTCACCCTCGTCTCCGCCGCCCACGCCTTCTGCACCCTCCGACGCCTGGCAGGCGCCCCAAAAGACACGGCGCAGGACTGAGCCTCTACCAAGCAGTCCGCGAGCTGCAGACACTCCTCGCCCTCTGGGCCGGCACCTGCCCCACCTGCCACCGAGACATACCCACCCCAATACGAACCTGACCAAGCCCTACTAGAGGGTCCTCACTCATCGCCGTGTTGTTGTGGATAAAGGGGGTGGGGTGGGTGTGGACCGCGGCGGGGGCGGTCAGGACCGCATGACTGAGGTCCACGGCCGCGTATCGCACCGTCAGGATCGCCGTCGATTTCCACCGCGTCCGCTGACACGCCAGCCTCCGCGCCGCTATCTCCAACGTCACCGGCATCACAAAGACCGCCCCAGATAGCGTCACCCACTCCGCGCATACCAACGGCCCCAACACCGACACACCCTCAAACCGCGCCCCGTCGAACCGGGCGGCGTCGGAGAACTGCGCCCCGCCGAACCAGGCGCTGGAGAACTGCGCCCCGTCGAACCGGGCGGCGCCGAGGGTCGATCCGGCCGAAGGATGGTTGTTCGTGTGGGCGACGCGCCCAGCTGGACAGGACCCCGACGACGCCGAGAAGAGCCTCCGTGTGCCTTCCAAAGGCCCATCGCGCCGTCGCCGACCACCAGTTCGGGGTCGCGCATGCCTCGGCGGCGGCAGCCGTGCAGCAGGTCGGCCCAGGAGTCGGTGGACTCCCGCAGTCCTTCCGCGAGCGCGATCAGCTCCTTGGTGCCGTCCAGTCGGACCCCGAGCAGCACCAGCAGGCAGGAGTGGGCCTGTCCGAGGCGGACCTTAGGGTGCACGCTGCCAGCCCATACGTAGACGAAGTCGCGGTCCGACAGGTCGCGTTGCTGGAAGGCGGCGTGGTCGTCCTGCCATTGCCTGGTCAGCCGGGGCACCGTGGCCGGCGACAGCCCAGCAGCCGATCCGAGGAACTGCTCCAGCGCGGGCACGAAGTCACCCGAGGACAGTCCGTGCAGGTAGGGCAGGGGCAGGACCTCGGAGACCTTCGGGGACTTGCGGCACCACGGGGCCAGGATCCGAGAGGAGAACCGCTTGCGCTCCCCGGTGGCCTCATCCATGCGGCGGTCGTTCACCCGGGGCGCGGTGACCTCGACCGGCCCGGCAGCGGTCGCGACGGTGCGGGGCCGGTGGTGGCCGTTGCGGACCACCAGGCGGCGTCCGCGCTCGTCCCGCTCGCCAGCCAACTCGGCTATGTACTGGTTGACTTCCGCCTCCAAAGCGGCGGCCAGCATCCGCCGGGCGCACGACGATTCGCCTCTCGCCACCCCGTACGCCTGCGGGTCTCTCGCGCTCATCCGTGTCACGGAAGACCTGGGCTGCTTCAGCTCGGCCGGTCTGGACGCGTACGCGGCTACGCTCATGCGGGATGGGCGATGTCACCTGGTCCTGGCCCTGTCGGGGGTCGGCTTCTGTGTCTCTGCCGGGTTGAACGCCCTGGTCCGGCTATGGCACGGAACCCGTGAAGCCAACGGGAGTCTCACCCTGGCCGCTGTCACCGCGCCCGTGCTCCGCGTCATCGAGATCACTGGCCTGCACGAGTTGCTGGCCATCGTGCCCACTGCGGGCGACGCCGTCGACAAGCGCGCCTTCGCCCAAGAGCAGTGTCAGGTTGAACTCCCAGGTCCCCGTGCCGAACACGACGCACCTCATGGCGAGAACCATGGAGAGGTGTCTGCCTTGTCTTGAAGGCTGAGGCGCGATGTGCTCTGCGACGCTGGTGGCGCCCGCGGAGGCAGCCGACGACAGGCGGGCGCCACCGGCTGCTCATCGGGAGAGGCGCAGGACCGACGTCGCCAGCCATCTTGACCGCCTCCGGACAGGCGCACCGTCAGGTGGTAGAGAGCATGCCGCTACGTAGGCGGGCCAGAAGTCGGGAGAGCAGGCGGGACACGTGCATCTGGGAGATGCTGAGCCGCTTGCCGATCTCGGCCTGTGTCCGCTCCTCGACGAACCGCAGATGAATGATCAGGCGCTCCCGCTCGCTGAGATCGGCGAGAAGGGGAGCGAGAGAGCGGAAGTCCTCCACGAGTTCCAGGGCCTGATCCTCAAGGCCGATGACTTCGGACAGCGCCGCCTCGTTGTCCTCGTCCGAGGAGCTGAGGGGAGCATCGAGCGACGCCGACGTGTAGCCGTTCGCGGCGATCTGGGCCTCGACGACCTCCTCCTCGGTGAGGTTCATCAAGGCCGCGAGTTCGGAGACCTTGGGTGAGCGACCCAGCCGACTCGCGAGTTCCTCCGTGGCCTTCGAGAGTTCGGCCCGTGCTTCCTGAAGCCGGCGTGGGACGTGTACCGCCCAAGTGGTGTCGCGGAAGAACCGCTTGATCTCCCCTACGATGTACGGCACCGCGAAGCTGGTGAACTGGACCTCACGTGCGATCTCGAAGCGATCGATGGCCTTGATCAGGCCGATGATGCCGACCTGGACGATGTCCTCCATCGACTGGCCGTTGGCGGTGCGGAAGCGGCTGGCCGCGTAGCGCACCAGCGACATGTTCATCTCGATGAGGGTGTTGCGGACGTACTGGTGCTCCTCGGTGCCCTCTTCGAGGACCGCGAGCTTGTCGAAGAACGCCTTGGACAGTTGCCTGGCATCCTCAGGTGCGACCTTCTGTGGCTCGCTGATCCGGGGCAGCTCCATGGCGGTCTCCGTGGTCGCACTGGCGCCTGTCGCCGTCACAAGCCCTCCCTGGTCGTCCTCGGCCCCGGCACAGTCTCCCGTCGGCCCTTGTCCGGCGCTTACCCCCCATAGCCGAGAGCACACCATCTGTGGTGGTTGTCCGTGCGCGTACGCGGTCGCTTGCTCCCGCACCGTGTACTGGCTGCGGGATGCCGATGACCGCGCCCGTCAGCTCAGGGTCACCGCCAGCGTCGATGCTTCCCCGGACGAGGACACGACTGCGGACGCGGATGCGGTGTGTGTCCAGCCCTGGTCTGACGCGGTGCTGCTCCAGCGCCGGCCGGCGAACGTCACGGAGGTGGCGTGCAGTTCGGTGGCGTGGCAGACCAGCCACAGGGCGAGGGACCAGCCCGTGGCCGTCCGATCGGCCGCGATCGGGTAGCTCACATTGCCGCCGCCGGTCGCGGGCAGGGCAGCCGGCACCCGGCCGAACTCGCGCCGGACGGCCGCCGCGACACCGGCGTGGCCCTGCGGCACCGAGCCCCCCGCGTCCACCGAACCAGCCGCGCCGTTCCCCCCAGCGGGGGCGCTCTCCTCGCTCGAGGCACTCGATTCGGTTCCGGCCGCCGTAGCTCCGTCCGCCATCGCCCCGCTCACCGTGCAGCTCAGCGCCGGCCCGTCCCGCCCCGTCAGCACGTCGGCCAGCGTCGCCGCCATGTCCTCGTGCTGGGCGTACGCCTCCGGGTAGTCGCTGTGCTGGACCTTCTGTGCGGCTACGGTGACCGGAAGACCGAGATAGTCCGGCACCTTGACCAGCGCGTCGAAGAACCGGCCCGACGCGTAGACGGGGTCAGTGATCTGGGCGGGGCTTCCCCAGCCCTGGGACGGGCGCTGCTGGAACAGACCTAGGGAATCCCGGTCACCGTAGGAGAGATTGCGGAGCTTGGACTCCTGGATCGCGGTCGCCAGGCCGATGGTGACGGCACGCTCCGGCAAGCCGCGCGCGTGGGCCACTGCGGCGATGGTCGCGGCGTGGGATGCCTGGTCCGGATCGAGCGTGACCGTCGTACCGTCCGGGCCGTTCGCCCTACACTCGTCGGGAGTCGGCGAGTGGATGTAGCGAACAGCGAGATAGCTCACGAGCGAGAGCACCACACCCAGCCCGATCACCACCGGCCACGCCTTGCGACGCCCCCACCTGCGTGCCGCCACGCCGACCCTCCTCTTACCTGGCCTCGGCTACAGTTCGTTTGCATTGTTGCGCAACCATATAACTCTGTTGGCCGTGTCCCTAATCGGGATTCAAGGCGATGGACCCGATCGAGGGGGAAGGCATGAGGGGTCGGCATGGACCGGCGAAACTGATCGTGCGGCCGGACCGGTCAGGGCGCCTTAGCGACCGGGGGCTAGAACTGGTCCTGCTGATAGGCGCCATCCTCATCTGCATATACGGCTATGCCGAGACGTCCCTCGCCGTCGCCGGGAATCTGCCGCCGGGCATGGCGACGACGTGCGCGGGGGCGGCCGTACTGCCGCTGGTGTGCCACGTCGTCGTACGCCGGTTCGCGCCGCAGGCCGATCCGCTGATCCTGCCGCTGGCCACGCTGCTCAGTGGTCTGGGGCTCGTCCTCATCCACCGGCTGGACATCGCGTACGGGACGCACTACCACCACTCGACGCCCGCGGCACCGGGGCAGTTGATGTGGTGCGGGATAGCCGTGGTGGTGTTCGCCGCAGCGGTGGTGCTGCTGCGGGACCACCGCAGGCTGCAGCGGTATCCGTACGTCACGATCGCCGTGGGCATGGTCCTGCTGATGGCGCCGGCGTTCTACCCCGGTGACGTCTACGGCGCCAAGCGGTGGATCTTCATCGGCCCGCTGTCCTTCCAGCCCGGAGAGTTCGTGAAGATCGTCATCGTGGTCTTCTTCGCCGGGTATCTGACGATGCGCAGGGACGCCCTCGCTCTCGCCGGACGGCGGCTCATGGGCATGTATCTGCCGCGCGGGCGGCAGTTGGGCCCGGTCGCGGCCGTGTGGATCCTGAGCCTGCTCGTCCTGATCTTCGAGCGGGACCTCGGTACCTCGCTGATCTTCTTCGGCCTGTTCGTGATCATGCTGTACGTCGCCACCGAGCGGACCAGCTGGGTGGTGTTCGGCGTCGTGATGTTCGCCGTCGGAGCCTTCGTCGTCGGCTCGTTCGAACCGCACGTCCACGGCCGTGTCGTCGCCTGGCTGCACCCCATGGACATCTTCCTCCCGCCCGACAAACGGCCGCCTGGGCTGGTCTCGGACCAGGCCGCGCAGGCCCTGTTCAGTTTCGGCTCGGGCGGCATCTTCGGCAGCGGCCTCGGCGAGGGCCACCCGGAACTCATCGGCTTCGCCGGGCGCAGCGACTTCATCCTCACCACGGTCGGCGAGGAACTCGGCCTGACCGGGGTGACGCTCGTCATCCTGCTCTACGCGCTGCTCGCCGAGCGTGGACTACGGACGGCCCTCACCGTCACCGACCCGTTCGGCAAGCTGCTCGCCGGCGGCCTGGCCTCGGCGCTCGTCCTCCAGGTCTTCGTCGTCGTAGGCGGAGTCACCGGGCTCATCCCACTCACCGGCAAGGCCCTGCCCTTCCTCGCCCAGGGCGGCTCGTCCATGGTCGCCAACTGGCTGCTGGTCGCCGTTCTGATCAAGGTCAGCGACACGGCCCGCCGGCCCCCGCCCGTCCCGGCCGTCGACGTCAGCGCCGCCGAGACCCAGTTCGTCCGGCCGTGAGCCCCTCATCACTTCCGACGAGAGAGCGGAGCCGCTCATGCCCCTCAACATACGGCTGTCCGGCATGGTGACTCCGCGCTGGGCCCTCTTCGGCCCTGACCGCAATATGCTGCGAGACCAGAGCGGAACGTAGACCGTCCGTCAAACGACGTGCCCGGATCAACGAATCCCCGACGCCGCCGTACGGGCCACTGTGCACGTGGTGTGCGAGCGGCAGTCCGAGACCCACGTGCGGGCCCAGCTGCTGCAGGCCCTCACCACCAGCGCCCTGGCACCAACCGGGCTGCGCGCCCGCCGCGAGGACGACGACCAGGCCACCAGCCTGCGCGCCACCGTCACCATCAGCGGCCAGGTCGCCCCCCGCGCTGGAGCAGGTCATCGCCCGGCTGTCACTGGAGCCGGGAGTGCGTGACCTGCACTGGCACCTGGAGGACGAGGAAACCGAGCACGACCGGCGCCGGGCACTGGCCTGATCACCTGGGCCGGAGCGCGTACGGATTCCGTAAGGGGACGGTCGGCCCCAGGACACGCGGCCCGTGCACAGACCACGATGGAAGACGGAGCAAGGAGGGAGACGGCGATGAGGCACCTGCCCCTCCCGCAGACCGGAGAGGGCGCCGCCTTTCTCGGCGTCCTGCTGCTGACTGCGCTGGAGATGACCGCGCTGGCCACGGCCCTGCGTGCCGACCGGCCGACCCTACGGTCTCCCGCCTCATCGACACACTCGCAGCCTCCGGGGAGAAGGCCCTGCGGGCCATCCGTGCCGCGCGGGCTGAAGTCCGCCAGCGTGTCTGGCGGTTGGCCGACCGGGAAGCGCCTGATGCGGGCGGGACGGTGCCCGTGGACCTCGACGGGGTGCTGGTGATCGCGCACTCGGACAAGGAGGATGCCGCACCCACGTGAAGCGGACCTACGGCCAACATGCGGGCCCTCGCGCTGATCGCGGCCGGCCAACTCCTCGGCACACTGGTGAGCGAAGGGCTGCTGGCAGCGCGGATCGCGGCGGGCCAAGCAGACCCGGCGCTGCGTGCGACGCTGGACGTCGGCCCGTCCTACGTGATCGTCTCGGCCCTGGCCGCCGTGGTGGCAGCAGGGGCCCGGCGGTGGCACCGGCGGACCGCGCTCGCCGCGCTCACGGTGCGCGCACCGCACATCACGAGCGGCCTGACCACGCTGGCAGTCACCCCCGTCGGCCACGTGACAGCACTGTCCACCGGCATGCTGCTGGCACGGGGTCTGCGGTCGTCCGACGCCCGCCACCACCACCTGCACCGACGGACGTCACGCGCAGCGCCGCTTCAGGCCGAGGGGCGTACCAATGGCCGCGTACCTTCTCTCATCCGGCCACCAGCACGGCGTCGGGTCACACCCCACGACAGACTGGACGGGACGGGGGCCAAGCCAATTCTGAGCGGCGTCAGTCGCCGCCGGCGATGAAGCCGGCTATGGCGGCAGCGACGGCTTCGGGCTGCTCATCGGGGATGAAGTGCCCGGCGTCGGGCACGATGACTCCGGTGGTGTTGTCGGCCCACGGGCTGATGGAGGCCGCCATGTCCGGGATGGAGCCGTGGCTGCTGGAGATCCCGAGGATGGGCACGGTCAGGTGCTGCCGCTCGAGCGCCTGGTGGTTCTTGCGCGCCGACTCGGCGGCGTCTCGGTAGTAGGCGAGGGAGGCGCGGAGGCCGCCGTCGGCGGCGAGGGCCGCTGCGTAGTGGTCGAGGTCGGCATCGTCGAATGCTCCGGGAGCGAGGGTTTTCGCCTTCAGGAACCAGCCGACGTACTCCCGTTCGCGGCCGGCCAGCAGCGTCTCGGGCAGGCCGGGCACGAGGTGGAACGCGAAATGCCAGGTCTTCCACGCCCGGTCCGGGTCGGTGGGAATCGTTTCCGGGAGGGTGATGCCGGGAATTCCGGCGTCGAGCAGGGCGACCCCGCGCAGATGGCTTTCGTAGTTGAGGGCGAGCGAGAAGGCGACCCAGGCGCCGATGTCGTGGGCGGCCAGCCAGTAGGCCGGCACTCCGAGAGCGTTCACGGCGGCGTGGACGTGGGCGGCGACCGTGTGGGTGTCGTAGCTGATCTCCGGGCGCTCGGAGTGGCCCTGGCCCGGCAGGTCGATCGCGATGACGCGGAACCGGCCGGCGAGGCTGGGCATGACCTTTCGCCAGGCCCGCCAGGTTTGCGGGAACCCGGCGAGCAGGACGACAGCCGGGCCGTCCGGCTGTCCGCCTTCGACGGCATGCAGGCGGACGCCGTCTGCGCCGACCCAGCAGTGGGTGAATCCGGCCAGGTCGTGCAAGGGCAGGTCGCGGACGGGGTTACTTTCGGAGTCAGCCATGGGATCCTCCATCGGTGTTGGGGTGTGCTGGTCCGGCGGTTCGCCCGAGGGCCAGGCCCGCGAGGGCGATGCAGATGACGAGGGCAGCCAGCGTGGTGCTCGAGATCCGGGTCCCGACGGCCTGATCGACAAGGCCCAGTAGCAGGACGGGGACGACGAGCCCGGAATAGATGAACAGGAAATACGTGGCGCTGAACTCAGCGCGGTTGCCGGGATCGCAGAGTGCGTCCGTGACGCCCAGGCCGTGGCGGAACAGAGTCCCGACAGCTGCCCCGGCGAAGACGGTGCCCACGATGAAGACCGGCGCGGAGCGGATCCAGAGCGCCGCCTCGATGACGATCATTCCGATGGCCAGCAGGGCTGTCCCGGTGCTGCGTCGCAGGATGGCCGGCGGTGCGACGACCTGAGCCAGCAGTGCGCTGATGAACAGGATTCCGACGCCTGCGCCGATGACGGCCAGGTTCGATATGTTCAGGTCGTCGCGTAGGAACGCGGGGGCCAGAGACGAGAAGAAGCCGTTCACGCCGGAGGCGGCAGCGGCGAGCACGCCGCTGGCGAGAAACGAGCGGGCCCGGCCCGCGCCGCGGGGAAGTGCCGGCCGACGAACCCGAGGCTGCCAGCGGGTCCTTCGGACTGAAGTCTCCGGCACTTTCAGCCAGGCAATGCCGGCCGCGGCACAGACGGCCAGGTAGCACCAGAACACGGTGCGGGTCGGTGCCGGGGGCGAACTGCGCGAGCAGACCCGCAGCGATGATGCCGAGGCTCAGGCCGCCGACGTTGGCGGCCGTGGCCAGCACGGATGCGGCCTTGCGGCCGGGCACGATTTCCGCGATTGAGGAGGTCGCTGCTGCGGTGATGAGGCCGGTTGCCGTGCCGCTGAGGACCCGTGAGGCCAGCAGGACGGCCAGGCCGTCGGCGAGCGCGAATCCGAGGGTGCTGAGCGCTGCGAGCGCGAGCGCCAGCGCGAGGACGGGACGGCGCCCGATCGCGTCGGACAGCGAGCCGGCCACGAGCAGCGTGCCGGCGACTCCTATCACGTAGGCGATGAAGACGAGGGTGGTGGTGACGAGCCCGAAGCCGAACTGCGACGCCCACAGGTCGTAAAGCGGGATGGTGAGGTTCCCGCCGGCCATGACGACGGTGTAGACGAGCACGACGGCGGTGGCCGGGGCTGCGTGGTGCGCCTGCCGCGACGTGTCGATGTCAGGGGGACGCCTGGCCTTGATCATGCCCGAAGGCTAGCACATCTTGAACTGATCAGTTCAGGATAGAATGATGGGCAGCATCCGGAACACCGACACATCGGCAAGGAAGTGCCACGTGGCAGGCAAGAAGCAGTTCGACATGGACAAGGCGCTCGATGCCGCGATGACCCAGTTCTGGCGCGCCGGCTACGCCGACACCTCCATCGACGACTTGTCCCGGGCAACCGGCCTGAACCGCAGCTCCATCTACTCCTCGCTCGGCGACAAGGACACGCTGTTCCTGCGCTGCCTGGATCGCTATGCCGCGCGCTACGGCGAAAAGTACGACGCCGCCCTATCGTGTGCGGCCTCCGAGCCCCTTGCCGCTGTCCGCGCGTTCTTCGATGTCACCCTTGAGCGCATCGCCGATCCCGACCTGCCCGATGGCTGTCTGATCGCCCAGTCGGCCATGGCGATTCCGGTGCTGAGCCCGGCCGTCGCGGCGCACGCCAAAGAGGCGCTCGGCTTCCAGCTCATGCGCCTGCGCGCCGCGCTGAAGGCCGGCCGATTGACCGACCAGGACGCCGAGGCTTTCGCCGTGCACGTGGCAGCCGTGAACCAGTCTCTCGCCGTCATGAGCAGAGCCGGGGCGAGTCCAGCACAGCTCCTGGCCGTAGTGGACGTGACCGTCAACGCGCTCTCGCAGACGTTGCGCGCGCACCTGTAGCCAGCCGGACACCCGCGGACCGGACGAGTGCGCCAGCACTACGACCATCGGGTCGAGGACCGCCAGGCAGATGAGCATGGAGACATCCACCCCGTTGTGCGAAGCGGCATTTCGTGCCCTCTTCGACAGGCCCATATGGTCGGATTCATGGAGTGGAACTTTCCGACGGCCGAACAACTCGCGGCTGCCTTGCGTGCCGGTGACGTGACCTCGGCGGAGCTGACCGACGAGGCGATCGCCCGTATCAAGCAGCACGACGATGCGGTCAACGCGATCTGTGTGCCGGACTTCGACCGTGCACGGGCCGCCGCGCGCGATGCCGACCAGGCGCGTGCCCGCGGTGAGGACCGGCCGCTGCTCGGCATTCCAGTGACGGTCAAAGAGTCCTACAACATCGCCGGACTGCCAACGACTTGGGGTATGCCGCCGCACCGGGACTACATGCCGGCCGAGGACGCGGTGCAGGTATCGCGGCTCAAGGCCGCAGGCGCGGTGGTGCTCGGTAAGACCAATGTGCCCTTGGGGCTGCAAGATATACAGAGCTTCAACGAGATCTACGGCACCACCAACAACCCCTGGGACCACCGTCGTACGTCGGGCGGATCCTCCGGCGGCTCAGCGGCGGCCCTGGCGTGCGGATTCGGCGCGCTGTCCATCGGCTCCGACATCGCCGGTTCGTTGCGCACCCCCGCGCATTTCTGCGGCATCTACGCGCACAAGCCGACACTCGGGCTGGCGGCGATCCGCGGCATGGTCCCGCCGCCCGGTCCGGCCCTGCCGGTCGAGCACGACCTCGCCGTCGTCGGTCCGATGGCGCGCACCGCTCGCGACCTCACGCTCCTGCTCGACGTCATGGCCGGACCCGACCCCCTGACGCTCGGTGTGGCGTACCACTTGACGCTGCCGCCCGCGCGCCACGAACGGCTCCGTGACTTCCGGGTCCTGGTCCTCGACGAGCATCCGCTCATTCCGACCGGGTCCGCCGTGCGGGCGGGCGTGGGCCGGGTGGCCGACGCGCTTGTCGACGGCGGTGCCCGCGTCGAGCGGGACAGTCCGCTGCTGCCCGATCTGACCGAAGCCGCGATGCTCTACAGGCAGTTGCTGTTTTCGGGCTCCGTTGCGCGTTTTCCCGTCGAAGCATACGAGCAGCTGCAGGCCCGCGCCGCCGGACTGAGCGCGGACGACCAGAGCCTCGATGCGGCACTGCTGCGCGGCATGGTGTTCAGCCACCGCGACTGGGTCGAGGCGAACAGCCGTCGCGAGCGCCACCGCCACGGCTGGCGGCAGCTCTTCGCCGAGTTCGACGCGGTGGTGTGTCCCATCACGCCCACTCCCGCGTTCCCGCACGACCACAACCCCGATCCGAGGGAGCGCCGGATCGACATCGACGGCGTCGAGTACCCGTACTTCGACCAGCTCGTCTGGGCCGGTCTGGCCACTATGCCCGGCCTGCCCGCCACCGCTATACCAGCGGGCCGGTCGCCCGAGGGTCTGCCGGTGGGAGTGCAACTCATCGGTCCGATGTTCGAGGACCGCACCCCGCTGCGGCTGGCCGAACTGCTTGAGCAGAAGATCGGCGGCTTCCAGGCACCGAAGTAGAGCGTACTACCTGGGTGTCCGTCGAGGACCACCCCGCCACCGCCGAATCACCGATGCACAGGGCCATCACCGATGTGATGGCCCGTCGGCTGACCGGCACCTCGACCCCGGCCCGGCGCGGCTCCTGGAACTGCCCGACACTGGCGCGGAATCCGGCCTACAGGCAGATCATGGCCGTGTTCGCCGAACCCGACCATCCGCTGCGGACACGGAGCGTGTGCGAGGCGATGGAGCTGGAGCTGGAGCTGGAGCTGGAGCGTACCGTCGCTCGGCGCTACCGTGGAATTCTCAGAACCGGCGCGGGCCCGGTAGGGGCGCCAGCGAGTGCAGCGGGGTACGCATGGATGCCAGTCTGACCGCGGCGGAGATCACGCTCTAAAACTGACGTTCATCGTTGACACCTGGGTCTCCGATCACTACGGAGATCCACATGCCGAAGTCCACCCCGCGAGGCCAGGCGGCGCCTGGCGGTGATACGCCACGTCGAAGAGGTCACCGGGAACGTCGCAATGTCCTGCCGGTACTTCGGGATCAGCCGGCAGGCCTACTACACCTGGTACCGCCGCTACCAAGCCAAGGGCATCAAAGGCCTGCGGACCCGGTCCAAAGCCCCGAAAACGTCCCCGAACGCGACCCACGTCGAGGTAGTCGGAAAGATCATCCATCTCCGGCAGAACTACCACTTCGGGCCCGAGAAGATCGCCATGTACCTCAAGCGGTACCACGACGTCACCATCAGCAAGTCCGGCGTCTGGCGCATCCTCAACCGTCTCGACATGGGCCGCCTGCCGGCCTCCCAGCGTTACAAGCGCCACGACCGCAGATGGAAGCGATACGAGAAGCAGCTGCCCGGCCACCGCGTGCAGATCGACGTGAAGTTCATCGAGCCGCTCGCCTCGATGCCACAGGGCCGCCGCGGCGGCCGCAACAAGTACTTCCAGTTCACCGCGATCGACGACTGCACCCGCCTGCGCGTCCTACGGATCTACCCCCAGCTGAA comes from Streptomyces sp. FXJ1.172 and encodes:
- a CDS encoding amidase — protein: MEWNFPTAEQLAAALRAGDVTSAELTDEAIARIKQHDDAVNAICVPDFDRARAAARDADQARARGEDRPLLGIPVTVKESYNIAGLPTTWGMPPHRDYMPAEDAVQVSRLKAAGAVVLGKTNVPLGLQDIQSFNEIYGTTNNPWDHRRTSGGSSGGSAAALACGFGALSIGSDIAGSLRTPAHFCGIYAHKPTLGLAAIRGMVPPPGPALPVEHDLAVVGPMARTARDLTLLLDVMAGPDPLTLGVAYHLTLPPARHERLRDFRVLVLDEHPLIPTGSAVRAGVGRVADALVDGGARVERDSPLLPDLTEAAMLYRQLLFSGSVARFPVEAYEQLQARAAGLSADDQSLDAALLRGMVFSHRDWVEANSRRERHRHGWRQLFAEFDAVVCPITPTPAFPHDHNPDPRERRIDIDGVEYPYFDQLVWAGLATMPGLPATAIPAGRSPEGLPVGVQLIGPMFEDRTPLRLAELLEQKIGGFQAPK
- a CDS encoding TetR/AcrR family transcriptional regulator, with protein sequence MAGKKQFDMDKALDAAMTQFWRAGYADTSIDDLSRATGLNRSSIYSSLGDKDTLFLRCLDRYAARYGEKYDAALSCAASEPLAAVRAFFDVTLERIADPDLPDGCLIAQSAMAIPVLSPAVAAHAKEALGFQLMRLRAALKAGRLTDQDAEAFAVHVAAVNQSLAVMSRAGASPAQLLAVVDVTVNALSQTLRAHL